A genomic window from Leptolyngbya sp. BL0902 includes:
- a CDS encoding methyltransferase domain-containing protein, with the protein MGFLSILGLLVGLLGLGLAIYFFTARRYQSANSVANAYDQWTQDGILEFYWGEHIHLGHYGSPPRRKSFLAAKADFVHEMVRWGGLDRLPTGTTVLDVGCGIGGSARILARDYGFKVTGVTISPQQVQRATELTPAGITAQFQVDDAMNLSFPDASFDVVWSVEAGPHMPDKAIFAKELMRVLKPGGVLVVADWNQRDDRKKPLNVWEKPVMQQLLDQWAHPQFASIEGFAEHLEATGLVEGTVTTADWTQETLPSWIDSIWQGIVRPKGLIKFGVSGFIKSLREVPTILLMRLAFGAGLCRFGMFRAVRG; encoded by the coding sequence ATGGGATTTCTGTCGATTCTGGGGCTGCTGGTCGGGCTCTTGGGGCTGGGCTTGGCGATTTACTTTTTCACCGCCCGCCGCTACCAGTCCGCTAATTCCGTGGCCAATGCCTACGACCAGTGGACCCAGGACGGCATCCTTGAGTTTTACTGGGGCGAGCACATCCATCTAGGGCACTATGGGTCGCCGCCCCGTCGCAAGTCGTTTTTGGCGGCGAAGGCGGATTTCGTCCACGAAATGGTGCGCTGGGGCGGGTTAGATCGCTTGCCGACTGGAACCACCGTCCTCGATGTGGGCTGCGGCATTGGCGGCAGTGCCCGAATTTTGGCGCGAGACTATGGGTTTAAGGTGACGGGCGTGACCATTAGCCCCCAGCAGGTGCAGCGGGCCACGGAACTCACCCCCGCCGGAATCACCGCCCAGTTTCAGGTGGATGACGCCATGAATTTATCCTTCCCCGACGCCAGCTTTGATGTGGTGTGGTCGGTGGAGGCTGGCCCCCACATGCCCGACAAGGCCATCTTTGCTAAGGAATTGATGCGGGTGCTAAAGCCCGGTGGTGTGCTAGTTGTGGCGGACTGGAACCAGCGCGATGACCGGAAGAAGCCCCTGAATGTCTGGGAAAAGCCCGTCATGCAGCAGCTTTTAGACCAGTGGGCGCACCCCCAATTTGCCAGTATTGAGGGCTTTGCCGAACACCTCGAAGCCACGGGCCTGGTGGAGGGCACCGTTACCACCGCCGACTGGACGCAGGAAACCCTACCCTCCTGGATTGATTCCATCTGGCAGGGCATTGTGCGGCCCAAGGGCTTGATTAAGTTTGGCGTTTCTGGATTCATCAAATCCCTGCGGGAAGTGCCTACCATTCTGCTGATGCGGCTGGCCTTTGGGGCGGGGCTGTGTCGGTTTGGGATGTTTCGGGCGGTGAGGGGCTAG
- a CDS encoding DUF3110 domain-containing protein, whose amino-acid sequence MVVYVLLFNARTDNEGIHTLRVDDTEDIVLMFENKDDATRFAVMLEAQDFPEATVEAMEQEDIEAFCDSAGYGCKIVPEGSLAIPPEGRVEELDWDPNADPDAAPQPPEAEDSGSTLSQSELDRLRQQFENLL is encoded by the coding sequence ATGGTGGTATACGTTTTGTTGTTCAATGCCCGCACCGACAACGAGGGCATCCACACCCTTCGGGTGGATGACACCGAAGACATTGTGCTGATGTTTGAAAACAAAGACGATGCCACCCGCTTTGCCGTCATGCTAGAGGCCCAGGATTTCCCAGAAGCCACCGTGGAAGCCATGGAACAGGAGGATATCGAAGCCTTTTGCGATAGCGCTGGCTACGGCTGCAAAATTGTCCCTGAAGGCTCCTTGGCCATCCCCCCGGAGGGGCGTGTGGAAGAACTGGACTGGGATCCCAACGCCGATCCCGACGCGGCTCCCCAACCCCCGGAGGCCGAAGACAGCGGATCGACCCTCTCCCAGTCTGAACTGGATCGCCTCCGCCAACAGTTCGAGAATCTGCTGTAA
- a CDS encoding alkaline phosphatase family protein codes for MPTPRLVIIGLDCMEPSLVFEQWREDLPNLSRLMAQGMYGRMESSIPAITVPAWSCMMTGRDPGELGIYGFRNRRDRDYHSMAISDGRAVKFPRLWDILAEAGWSVAVLSVPGTSPPYAVNGALVSCFLTPSTDVPFTHPPELGDQIKAWMPDFMMDVPNFRSDEKDRILDNLYRLCDQRFTLAEKLIQRDQPDFLMLVDMGVDRLHHAFWKPMDPRHPQYEPDSPFATTIHDYYVHVDERVGELLSHCDEETAVLVVSDHGAQPLMGGICINEWLIAQGYLTLKETPDQVMPLDQAAVDWGQTQVWGAGGYYARIFLNVKGREPQGTVTMADYERLRQELTEKLSHLTDPTGKPLPIKVFKPQNIYQKVRGRAPDLIVYFDDLAWRSVGSVGLNSLYTVDNDTGPDDANHAPFGLMIFHDPAQPQTGRELEGAQLYDVLPTLLHRYGITPPDGLRGKVWR; via the coding sequence ATGCCTACGCCTCGCCTTGTGATTATTGGCCTCGACTGCATGGAGCCGTCCCTGGTATTTGAGCAGTGGCGGGAGGATTTGCCCAACCTAAGTCGGCTGATGGCCCAGGGAATGTATGGCCGCATGGAGAGCAGTATTCCGGCCATCACCGTACCCGCCTGGAGCTGCATGATGACCGGGCGAGATCCGGGGGAGCTGGGCATCTACGGCTTTCGCAACCGACGGGATCGGGACTATCACTCCATGGCCATTTCCGACGGGCGGGCGGTGAAGTTTCCGCGCCTGTGGGACATTTTGGCCGAGGCGGGCTGGTCGGTGGCGGTGCTGAGTGTGCCGGGAACCTCGCCCCCCTACGCGGTTAACGGTGCTCTGGTGTCCTGCTTCCTCACCCCCAGCACGGACGTCCCCTTCACCCATCCGCCGGAGCTGGGCGACCAAATCAAAGCCTGGATGCCGGATTTTATGATGGATGTGCCCAATTTCCGCTCCGACGAAAAAGACCGTATCCTCGATAATCTCTATCGACTGTGCGACCAGCGTTTTACCCTGGCTGAAAAACTAATTCAGCGGGATCAGCCCGACTTCCTCATGCTGGTCGATATGGGTGTAGACCGTTTGCACCACGCCTTTTGGAAGCCAATGGATCCGCGCCATCCCCAGTACGAGCCGGACTCTCCCTTTGCCACCACCATCCACGATTACTACGTCCATGTAGATGAGCGGGTGGGGGAATTGCTGAGCCACTGCGACGAGGAGACCGCCGTGCTGGTGGTGTCTGACCACGGGGCGCAACCCTTGATGGGCGGCATTTGCATCAACGAATGGCTGATCGCCCAGGGCTATCTCACCCTGAAAGAAACCCCCGATCAGGTAATGCCCCTCGACCAGGCGGCGGTGGATTGGGGCCAAACCCAGGTGTGGGGTGCCGGGGGCTACTATGCCCGAATTTTCCTTAATGTTAAGGGCCGCGAACCCCAGGGCACCGTGACCATGGCCGACTACGAAAGGCTGCGCCAGGAACTCACGGAAAAGCTCAGCCATCTTACCGATCCCACAGGTAAGCCCTTGCCCATCAAGGTCTTCAAACCCCAGAACATCTACCAGAAGGTGCGCGGACGGGCTCCCGATTTGATTGTGTATTTCGATGACTTAGCTTGGCGTTCCGTTGGCAGCGTGGGCCTCAACAGCCTCTACACCGTAGACAACGACACTGGCCCCGACGACGCCAACCACGCCCCCTTCGGCCTGATGATTTTCCACGATCCCGCCCAACCCCAAACGGGTCGAGAACTGGAGGGCGCACAGCTCTATGATGTGTTGCCCACCCTGCTGCATCGCTACGGCATCACCCCCCCCGATGGGCTGCGGGGCAAAGTGTGGAGGTAG